The following proteins are co-located in the Castanea sativa cultivar Marrone di Chiusa Pesio chromosome 8, ASM4071231v1 genome:
- the LOC142606320 gene encoding uncharacterized protein LOC142606320 gives MAAAPTIRCLALTVLTIIFLWNSNIHEVYARECQALDTSSFLIGCVQGKGRPKVTPTDLCCQAVKELTVPCICKGLFKEIENLYNMDDFVYVVNYCGGSLKPRAQCGSYKVPPL, from the exons atgGCAGCAGCTCCAACCATTCGATGCTTGGCCTTGACAGTCTTAACCATCATTTTCTTGTGGAATAGCAATATTCATGAAGTATATGCAAGGGAATGTCAAGCTCTTGACACCTCAAGTTTCTTGATTGGATGTGTGCAAGGTAAGGGTAGGCCAAAGGTTACACCCACCGATCTGTGTTGCCAGGCAGTGAAGGAACTTACAGTTCCATGCATATGCAAGGGTCTTTTCAAGGAGATTGAAAACCTTTACAACATGGACGATTTTGTTTACGTCGTTAACTATTGCGGCGGGTCACTCAAACCTAGAGCACAATGTGGAA GTTATAAGGTTCCACCTCTGTGA
- the LOC142606318 gene encoding uncharacterized protein LOC142606318: MEKVKERCKLKHGLIVLSDGSKGGLAMLWKEGITVDMKTYSQDHIDAWVEGGWDGDTRVQELINGATAEWRSEIIDTLFLPHEADIIKSIPISFRLPPDKLIWSETRNGLFTVRSAHKLAVTRAVSPNKGTSSDDSDTRCFWRRIWSITVPHKVRHFVWRACCNALPTKNNLRHRKIIQEELCDECKGAPETVGHVLWGCPKAKEAWECSKLVFSGTVDANASFKDVMWKLMMVTDVGEDHVAQAATTAWALWHNRNEVRHGGVRKSGQQVFRWASDYLREYRAAVVHDIPAATMPPQGAAEGKAFEVGLPFAKEVGVRDVILEGDSMIVYNPVCNHSLAPSSIVAVVQGIQDISGDFWNVECSHIKRQGNLPAHLLAKYASSITDYVAWIEEDPAISCKLLSMM, translated from the exons ATGGAGAAAGTTAAAGAGCGGTGTAAGCTGAAGCATGGTTTAATCGTTCTTAGTGATGGAAGTAAGGGTGGTTTAGCTATGTTGTGGAAGGAGGGAATCACGGTGGACATGAAAACGTATTCTCAAGACCACATTGATGCCTGGGTAGAAGGTGGCTGGGATGGAG ATACTCGGGTGCAAGAGTTGATCAATGGTGCTACTGCTGAATGGCGTTCAGAGATCATTGACACATTATTCTTACCACATGAGGCCGATATCATTAAAAGCATACCTATTAGTTTTCGACTGCCACCTGACAAACTCATTTGGTCTGAAACAAGGAATGGGTTATTTACGGTGCGTAGTGCCCATAAGCTAGCAGTGACCAGAGCCGTATCACCAAATAAGGGCACTTCCTCGGATGACAGTGACACTAGATGTTTTTGGAGAAGGATATGGAGCATCACAGTGCCACACAAAGTACGTCACTTTGTGTGGAGAGCCTGTTGCAATGCTTTGCCAACGAAGAATAATCTACGGCATCGAAAGATTATCCAAGAAGAGCTCTGCGATGAATGTAAAGGGGCTCCGGAGACAGTGGGTCACGTTCTATGGGGATGTCCGAAAGCAAAGGAGGCATGGGAATGCTCCAAATTGGTTTTCTCGGGTACTGTTGATGCCAACGCGTCTTTCAAGGATGTCATGTGGAAGCTGATGATGGTTACGGATGTGGGAGAGGACCATGTAGCGCAAGCAGCCACTACTGCATGGGCGCTATGGCACAACCGAAATGAGGTAAGGCATGGGGGTGTAAGGAAGTCAGGGCAACAAGTGTTCAGATGGGCATCAGATTACCTCAGGGAGTACAGAGCAGCGGTTGTGCATGACATTCCAGCAGCTACAATGCCTCCGCAAGGTGCG GCAGAAGGAAAGGCTTTCGAAGTGGGGTTGCCCTTTGCTAAGGAGGTTGGTGTACGTGATGTTATTTTAGAAGGAGACTCTATGATAGTTTATAATCCTGTCTGTAACCATTCTTTGGCTCCTTCTTCCATAGTTGCAGTGGTCCAAGGCATTCAAGACATCAGTGGCGACTTTTGGAATGTCGAGTGTTCCCATATTAAGAGACAAGGAAATCTACCTGCCCATTTATTAGCAAAGTATGCGTCTAGCATTACTGATTATGTTGCTTGGATTGAAGAGGATCCTGCTATATCTTGCAAGCTCTTATCCATGATGTAA